From the Moorena sp. SIOASIH genome, the window GTTCTTTGGATAGAAGTAGGGTTGGGGGCATAGATAATTTCCTTATCCTTTGGATATATATCCTTTTGATGATGGGTTTTATATCTGCCAGTCTAGCAAAATCCTCAAAAGTTGGTTGAATCTGGTTCCATACTATGGGGGATGAGCTTTGTTGATTTAAAATTATTTATCTATTACTTAATTTAAGATTAGTTTTATGAAGACTAAAGGATTTCACCATGTAGCGATTATTTGCTCAGATTATGAAAAATCGAAACAGTTTTATGTGGATATTTTAGGCTTTTCAATTATTGAAGAAACCTTCCGATCTGCTAGAAATTCTTATAAATTGGATTTACAAGTGGGTGATGGCGATAGGATTGAGTTATTTTCGTTTCCTAATCCCCCTGAACGAGTTAGTCATCCAGAAGCTTGCGGATTGAGACATTTAGCATTTAAAGTAGATGATATTCAAGCGTCGGTTAATTATCTCAAATCCAAGGGGTTGGATGTAGAAATAATTAGAATTGATGAGCATACTGGGAAGCGATTTACCTTTTTTAAAGACCCGGATGGATTACCCTTAGAAATGTATGAAAGTTAAATAGAATAGGGAATAGGGAATAGGGAATAGGGAACAGGGAACAGGGAGCAGGGAGCAGGGAAGTCAGAAGAGGAACCCACCCCTAGGGTCTGTCTTCAAACTCGGAGATCCCCCTAAATCCCCCTTAAAAAAGGGGGACTTTGAGTATGGCTCCCCCCTTCCGCGCGGGGGGCTGGGGGGGATCATAATCTTGCGGAAAACTTTGAAAACACGCCCTAACCCCTCCCAGGAGGGGAAGTTAAAATATTGTATAATTTGCTAAGAATTAAAATTTGAAAGGAAACTAAATAAAATGTCTTGGGATAGCTACATCGATAATCTAATTGCACAATCTAAAGACGCTAATGGAACTGTTCATGTTGATCGAGCTAGTATCATAGGTCTTGATGGTGGTGCTAAGTGGACGACAGATGCTCATCCTCATGCCTTAAAGCTCAATTCTGATGAAAGCACAAACATAGCTAAGATTTTTAAGTCAAAGGATTTCACGGGATTCATGACAGGAGGTATATCGATTGAGGGGCAAAAGTATCAATTTTTGCGAGAGGAAGATGGCAAAGTTGTTTATGGAAAACAGAAAGATTTCGGAGCTGTTACTCTCCAGGCCAGCAAAACGGCTATCGTTATTGGTCACTGTCCAGAAGGTGGCCAACAAGGAAATGCCAATAAGGCAGTTGCAGTTATCGCAGAGTATTTAGAAGGTATGAACATGTAACGGTGGATAATGATGTCGCAAAATAAGAAGTGGGATAGATTAGTGATTAATAACAAGTGATTAGTAACAAGTGATTAGTAACAAGTGATTAGTAACAAACAAAGGAAGTATAGCAGTTTTTAGCCTAATGAGGTACACATAATTTTTTACTTCTTCCCTCTTTTGACTTTACTGCTCCCTGCTCCCTGCTCCCTGCTCCCTGCTCCCTGTTCCCTGTTCCCTGTTCCCTGTTCCCTGTTCCCTAAAATCCAAAAACTCCTTACTAGCTTGAAAACTGCTATAGAGTACAGCAATGACTCAAATAAGTAATCTATATTATCTGTATGATGTTGATAATGAAAAATGGTTATTAGAAACCCTGAAACTCCTAAAAGAAAAACGACTAGAAAATCTCGACTTAGAGCATTTAATTGAGGAATTAGAAGGATTGGGACGTCGAGATAAATTAACAGTTGAAAGTTTTTTAGAACAAATTATACGACATTTATTACTCCTGAACTATTGGCAAGACCAATATGACTATAACGCCAATCATTGGCAAGCGGAAATTATGAGTTTTAGAACCCAACTTGAGGAGTATTTAACTCAAAACCTCCGAAATCATTTACAAGAGAATCAAGCCAAAGTTTATCAAAAAGCTTTAAAATATGTCAGAAAAAAAACCGGTATGATGATTCAATTTCCTGAAGACTGTCCCTATGCTCTCGAACAATTATTAGATCAAGATTGGCTCCCTTGAAAAGCTGATATTTAAGCAGTAAGCGGTCAGCGGTCAGCGGTCAGCGGTCAGTGGTCAGTGGTCAGTGGTCAGCCGTCAGTGGTCAGCCGTCAGCCGTTTGCCTTTGGCTGTTCCCGTAGCGTCGGTGGCACAGGCTTCTAGCCTGTGATCTAGCCCATAAGCTGAAAACTGATAGCTGAAAACTGATCGCTGATCGCTGATCGCTGATCGCTGAAAACTGATAGCTGATAGCTGATAGCTGAATACTTACTAAACTACTACCATAATTATGACGGCGAAGGCATGGGTACCTCCTTAACAGTTGGGATCTTTTCTAAAGTCAATCGGGCAGTAGTGGTAGTCCCTGAACCAGATAGTCGCTTAAGGAGTTTGGGTTTCGGGTCGTGGATCAGGCAGATAATCCGGTCTTCTGGTTGCCAAGGTTCTCCAGCTCGCACTACCTGTAGCTGATTCTGCCGTTCTCTCAACAGCGGTACTACCTTTCCGGAATCAATCAGTGCTTGTAGATAGGTCTGTTGATAGGTAAACCCAATATTTTCAAGCACAGTTTCCACCAACTTTACTTCCCCTTCGCTCACATACTGGTTCCAAACCTTTAGAGGCAGATCAAAGGTCAGAGCAGGTTGAACATTATTGGGGGTGGAGTTCAAGCTTTGGGCATCTTTAGGTAATACTGCCAACACTCGCGGTGGCTCAAACTCTTCATAAGCCCGTTGAGCCAACACAAAGTTAACCTCACCATTTTTGGTCATTGCCAGGAAGGTGCCCATGGAGTCCAATCCTGCTTCTTCCAAAACCTCGACATCCATAGCATTACTCAAGAACGCCTGTAAATTTTCCTCTAGTGCCTCCTTGACTGCTTCGGCGCTAGTATCAATAAGTACCACAGACTCATCCTGGTCTTGGAACAGACGAGCAATCAGGCGAGCCAAAGGATTCGATCCCACAATCACAGCACCTTTGGCATTGGTGGCGGTGACTCCCAACAGATTTGCCACCACTTGAGCCGTTAGCCCTTGGATAAACACGGTCATAATAATGGTTAGGAATACCATGGCTTTGACAGTATCCCCTCCACTTATCCCCTCTTGGGCTAGCAAAATAGCAAACAAGGAAGCTACGGATGCTGAAACAATGCCCTTGGGTCCAATCCAACTGACAAATAGCTTCTGACGCCAGTTCAGGGAACTATTCCAAGTACAAACCCAGATATTGACGGGTCGCACTACTAACATCAGGGCTAATACAGTCAACAAACCGCCCCATCCTAGCCCTAGGATACTGGCCAAGGACAGGTCTGCTGCCAGAAGAATAAATAAAACAGATACTGCCAATATTGTCAACTGACCTTGAAACCGACGCAACTGACGCAACTGAGGTGTAGCAGTGGAACTCAAAACAATTCCCGCCACTACTGCAGTCATCAATCCGGACTCGTCCTGGAGATATTGGGCAATCCCATACAAGTCCCATACCCCTGCTAGCACTACCAGAATTTTCAGGTTTTCATCAAGAAAATCAGCTTTTCTGAGGAACCAGCTCAACACCCAGCCTCCTGATCCACCAATGGCAGCACCAATGCCGAGACGAATCAGTAAACCGCTGATTAGTTTTACCAGATCCGTATCACCATTTAATACTACATCTAGCACCAAGACTGCTGTAATCGCTCCCACTGGGTCAATCAGAACCCCTTCTCCTTCGAGTAAAGTAGCGACTTGTCGATCAACCCGTACTTGTTTGAGCAACGGACCAATCACAGTCGGACCGGTGACCACCACTAGGGCAGAATACAGAAACGCTAAGTTCCAAGGGAATTCACCCAAGAAATGAGCTGCGATCGCACCTCCAACTAAAGCAATAACTGTACCGATAGTCACCAAGTTCCGCAGACTATCTGACATTTTACTCAGGGAACGCAGGTCAAGATTTAGCCCTCCTTCAAACAAAATTAATGCCACAAACAAAGAGACTATTGCTTCTAGACCATCCCCTAACTGTTCGGGAATGACCAAACCCAGACCATCACGTCCGACCAATATACCTAACAGTAGCAAGAACACAATGCCAGGGACTCTCAAGTATTTGCCCAGCACCTGAGCACTGATACCTGCCATAACCGTCAGCACCATCAGTGCTGTAATATCAAAAGGCGCTTCCATAGATTTGATATGTTCTCACGGAGGAATATCTCGACCGCCATTCTAGCTTGCCCGGTGAGATTCGCTCTACCTGTTTTTCCGTTGCTTCAGCATGGGATGATCAGATAACTGAAGTACTGAGCTAGTAAGGTTTTGCATCTATTTCACTAGCTTTGAGGTGATTCATCAACGGTATTATGGTAAGCATTCAGCTATCAGCAGTCAGCCTTCAGCTAATCAACGGGAGATAGTAAACAAGCATCGGGGGTGCTGATACGAGTGGTTGAAAATCCCTGCTAGTTTTAGTACTCCGACCCCATGCAGTTATAGCGCCTGATACGCGACACGCTGATAGCACCTCAAGTAGCATCTCAAGTAGCGCATTAGCACCTCAAGTAGCATCTCAAGTAGCGCATTAGCTGATAGCTGACGGCTGAATACTTACGTATCATGCGTTCGCGAAGCGGTTCTTTTGGAACATCCCATGGTCAGAAAAGAGTGATTGTTTTGCCCTGAGGACTAGAGGTCAATGAAAAAAACTCCTCTGGATAATTGAGGAGCGATCGCCTATGAAAACCGATTAAAATTTTAACGTTTTGATGTTGATCCGCTTTACTTCAATTTACGTTTGAGAGCTGACCCAAAACCAAGAGAACCAGTAATAAGCAGACCTAAGACAGAAGCAGGTTCAGGCACAGGTGTTGTACATCCAAAACATGTAATCTGGAAATCAAAAGCACCATCACCTCCATCATTAGGACCACTTGCAAAATTAGTAACGATAGCTGTGTATTCGCCAGTTCCAGGCAAACTTAAGGTTACTACAGCACGAGGATCTCCAAATGGTCCCGGATTAGGAATTTCATCATCAGCAAACTCTAGAAAGCCTGGGTCATCCTCATCAATATCTGTAAAAAATCCGCTAGCAAAGTCGGAAGTATCCTGGAAAAGACCTTCAAAAACCCAGAGAGCTGGATCTAAATCTTGCTCTATGCGGAGTGCTTCGATTGTAACTACATCTCCTTGATTCCCGAAAAAGTTAAAAAAACGACCT encodes:
- a CDS encoding VOC family protein; amino-acid sequence: MKTKGFHHVAIICSDYEKSKQFYVDILGFSIIEETFRSARNSYKLDLQVGDGDRIELFSFPNPPERVSHPEACGLRHLAFKVDDIQASVNYLKSKGLDVEIIRIDEHTGKRFTFFKDPDGLPLEMYES
- a CDS encoding sodium:proton antiporter, whose amino-acid sequence is MEAPFDITALMVLTVMAGISAQVLGKYLRVPGIVFLLLLGILVGRDGLGLVIPEQLGDGLEAIVSLFVALILFEGGLNLDLRSLSKMSDSLRNLVTIGTVIALVGGAIAAHFLGEFPWNLAFLYSALVVVTGPTVIGPLLKQVRVDRQVATLLEGEGVLIDPVGAITAVLVLDVVLNGDTDLVKLISGLLIRLGIGAAIGGSGGWVLSWFLRKADFLDENLKILVVLAGVWDLYGIAQYLQDESGLMTAVVAGIVLSSTATPQLRQLRRFQGQLTILAVSVLFILLAADLSLASILGLGWGGLLTVLALMLVVRPVNIWVCTWNSSLNWRQKLFVSWIGPKGIVSASVASLFAILLAQEGISGGDTVKAMVFLTIIMTVFIQGLTAQVVANLLGVTATNAKGAVIVGSNPLARLIARLFQDQDESVVLIDTSAEAVKEALEENLQAFLSNAMDVEVLEEAGLDSMGTFLAMTKNGEVNFVLAQRAYEEFEPPRVLAVLPKDAQSLNSTPNNVQPALTFDLPLKVWNQYVSEGEVKLVETVLENIGFTYQQTYLQALIDSGKVVPLLRERQNQLQVVRAGEPWQPEDRIICLIHDPKPKLLKRLSGSGTTTTARLTLEKIPTVKEVPMPSPS
- a CDS encoding PEP-CTERM sorting domain-containing protein (PEP-CTERM proteins occur, often in large numbers, in the proteomes of bacteria that also encode an exosortase, a predicted intramembrane cysteine proteinase. The presence of a PEP-CTERM domain at a protein's C-terminus predicts cleavage within the sorting domain, followed by covalent anchoring to some some component of the (usually Gram-negative) cell surface. Many PEP-CTERM proteins exhibit an unusual sequence composition that includes large numbers of potential glycosylation sites. Expression of one such protein has been shown restore the ability of a bacterium to form floc, a type of biofilm.) — encoded protein: MFKRLQVLFVQSSSLKLALFLRANIVNCQEMIIMLNSLINNKVTNPLTCGALALSVIAGAGIAAAPADAASITYQGTLKDGIPEFDAVSSSGFSSDQSTGRFFNFFGNQGDVVTIEALRIEQDLDPALWVFEGLFQDTSDFASGFFTDIDEDDPGFLEFADDEIPNPGPFGDPRAVVTLSLPGTGEYTAIVTNFASGPNDGGDGAFDFQITCFGCTTPVPEPASVLGLLITGSLGFGSALKRKLK
- a CDS encoding DUF29 domain-containing protein; its protein translation is MTQISNLYYLYDVDNEKWLLETLKLLKEKRLENLDLEHLIEELEGLGRRDKLTVESFLEQIIRHLLLLNYWQDQYDYNANHWQAEIMSFRTQLEEYLTQNLRNHLQENQAKVYQKALKYVRKKTGMMIQFPEDCPYALEQLLDQDWLP
- a CDS encoding profilin; protein product: MSWDSYIDNLIAQSKDANGTVHVDRASIIGLDGGAKWTTDAHPHALKLNSDESTNIAKIFKSKDFTGFMTGGISIEGQKYQFLREEDGKVVYGKQKDFGAVTLQASKTAIVIGHCPEGGQQGNANKAVAVIAEYLEGMNM